Genomic segment of Desulfurispira natronophila:
ACCAGAAAGCAGCTGCTTGCTGCTAACTGGCGGCGCCAGAGTGGTGGTTAGTAGCGGTAGTGTTCCGGCTTAAACGGACCGGCCTGGGATATGCCCAGGTACTCTGCCTGTGCGCTGGTCAGGGTGGTGAGCTTTACCCCCAGCTGCTCAAGATGTGCAGCAGCTACTTCTTCGTCAAGCTTTTTCGGGAGGGTGTATACGCCCAGATTGTACTGGTCATTCCACAGGGTCATCTGAGCCAGCACCTGATTAGAAAAAGAGTTGCTCATAACAAATGATGGGTGCCCGGTAGCACAGCCCAGGTTAACCAGACGCCCTCTGGCCAGTACTATCAGGGCTTTGCCGTCAGGAAAAACAAACTTGTCTACCTGAGGTTTGATACTGATTTCCTGGATGTTGTTGCTGGCATCTTCCAGGTAGCGCATACCGATTTCAGAGTCAAAGTGTCCAATATTGCACAGAATAGCGTGGTCTTTCATGGCCTGCATGTGGGTGCCGGTGATAACGTCGCAGCAGCCGGTGGCAGTGACAAATATATCTCCCATGGAGGCAGCCTCCTCCATAGTGGTGACCTGGTAGCCTTCCATAGCGGCCTGCAAGGCACAGATTGGATCTATTTCCGTAACAATGACCCGTGCTCCCAGGCCTCGCATAGCGTCAGCGCAGCCTTTGCCCACGTCTCCATAGCCGCATATGACAACCACTTTACCCGCCACCATCACGTCGGTAGCACGCTTGATGCCATCCGCCAGGGACTCGCGACAGCCGTAAAGATTGTCGAATTTTGACTTGGTAACGGAGTCGTTGACGTTAATCGCGGGGAATTTTAGTTCGCCACGCTCAAGCATCTGGTAAAGGCGGTGAACTCCAGTGGTGGTTTCCTCAGAAACGCCCTTGATATCAGGGCACAGGCTGTCGTAATCCCGGTGAATAACTTCGGTAAGATCACCGCCATCATCCAGCAACAAGTTGGGAAGCCAGTTATCGGGACCTTTGATGGTCTGATGGATACACCACCAGTACTCCTCCTCAGTCTCGCCCTTCCAGGCGAAAACCGGAACGCCAGCTGCTGCCATGGCGGCGGCGGCGTGATCCTGGGTGGAATAAATGTTGCACGATGACCAGCGGACCTCTGCCCCCAGCTCCAGCAGGGTTTCAATCAGTACGGCAGTCTGAATGGTCATGTGGATACAGCCGGCAATGCGGGCGCCTTGCAGAGGCTTTTGACTGCAGTACTTTTGGCGCAAGGCCATAAGGCCCGGCATCTCTTTTTCTGCTATTTCAATCTCACGGCGTCCAAAATCCGCCAGGGCTATATCGGCTACCTTGTAGTCGTTGAAGCTCATAATTATCTCCAGTTGCACTTAATCTACAGAAATATCCTTAAGCAGGTTGATGTTGTCCAGTGCTTTGCCTACACCCCGCACAACAGCAGTCAGGGGGTCCTCAGCAATAGACACGGGGAGGTTGGTGGCTTCGCGAATCATAATATCCAGTCCGCGCACCAGGGAGCCACCGCCGGCCAACATGATACCCTTGTCCACGATGTCTGCTGCCAGCTCCGGGGGAGTCTTTTCCAGCGTCACCTTGATCGTGTCAACTATGGTGTTGACGGTTTCGCTCAATGCCTCGCGAATTTCGTCGGAAGAGACCTCCACGTGTTTGGGAATACCGGTCACCAGATCGCGCCCCTTGACCGCCATGGTCAGTGGGGTTTCGAATATATCGTAAGCGGAGCCGATTTCAATTTTAATCATCTCGGAGGTGCGATAGCCAATGAGCAGGTTGTGCTTCTTGCGGATATGCTGAACAATCGCGTCATCCATTTCGTCACCGGCAATGCGCAGGCTTTTGGCGTAGACGATGCCCGAAAGGGATATTACCGCTACCTCTGTGGTACCGCCTCCAATATCAACAATCATGTTACCGCTAGGGTCCTGGATGGGCAGATCGGCGCCAATGGCTGCGGCCATAGGCTCTTCCATCAAATAGACCTCTCTGGCTCCCGCCTGTCGGGCGCTGTCCTTGACAGCGCGCTTTTCCACCTGGGTAATGCCACTGGGAATGCAGATGACGATGCGGGGGCTGACCAGGGTCTTGCGATTGTGAACCTTCTGGATGAAGTACTTCAGCATAGCTTCGGTCACTTCAAAATCAGCAATAACACCATCCTTCATGGGACGGATGGCGGTTATGCTGCCGGGAGTTCGGCCCAGCATTTCTTTGGCCTCTTTGCCTACAGCCAGCACATGTTTGGTGCGCTCGTCAATAGCCACCACGCTGGGTTCGCTGATAACTTCACCGTTACAGTAGACAAGGGTGTTGGCCGTTCCCAGATCTATCGCAAGGTCACGTGAGAAAATTCCAACGAGTGCATCAAATATCAAGGGAGCCTCCATCGCTATTGCGTCAAAATAGTGCCGAAGCGGGGCTTGTGCTTCGGCACTGAGTTGAAAAATATACAATAAATCATTTTCTACTTCAAAAGGTATTGGGGTACCTCATGAATTTCACAGGATACATGTTTTGTCGTCGGAAGGGAACGCAAAAAAGTGGTTCCATAACGCCGATTAAGGAGCCGCGTGTCACAAATTATGCAAGTCCCCCGGTCACTGTGATGGCGAATGAGGCGGCCAAATCCCTGCTTGAGCCGTATCACGGCCTTGGGGACAGAGAGGTTCCAGAAGGGCTGTATGCCATTAGCCTGCAGGGCCTCGCAGCGAGCTTGAAAAAGGGGGTCATCAGGAACGGGAAAGGGAAGCTTTTCAATAATGACACACTGCAGGGCAGCCCCCTGAACATCAACCCCTTCCCAGAAGGATGCAACCCCAAAGAGAACGCCGGCGGGATCCTGCCGGAAGCGGTTAAGTAACTCTCCGCGGGGCATTTCACCTTGAGTGTAAACGGTAATACCGCAGAGTTCGCTGAGTCGGGCGGTTTGCTGTGCCAGCTTTTGCATGCGCCGATAGGATGTGCACAAAACAAAGATGCCGCCGCCAATGGTAGCGACCGTTTGCTCCATGAGGGTGTGAAAGTGGTGTTGAAATATACCTTCGTCCTGATAATCGGGAAAGCGTGGCAACACCAGGGCACAGTTGCTGTTATAGTCAAATGGGCTCTCAAGTGCCAGCTTGTGTTGAGGGTGAAACTGAAGTCGGCGGGTCAGGTAGTTGAATGAGCGGTTTACCGTGAGGGTAGCGCTGGTCATGATGGTGGAGTTGACGCGGGCAAAGAGAGCTTCCTGGAGCACCTCACCCACTTCCAGTGGGGCGCTGATCAGGGAGAAAGTTTTGCGGTTGCCCTCGCTCCAGCGCACATGAGTGGTGTCGTCGCAACGCAGGAACTGCTCCAGAGCATCCAGTGAGCTTTCCAGTCGTCCGTGGTAGGCCTGCAGCTCCTGCAGGAGTTCGTCATCTTCCAGCAGAATTTTAGCCAGCCCGAGGGCACTGCGCATTTGCTCCAGAAGTTGCCGGCCATCCTCTGTGCAACAAAAAATAAAGTCCAATAGGAGCTGGGAGTAGTCGTCGACCTGGCGCAGCCGGCGATGATGCTGCCCATATAAGTCCTCTATTACCTGTTGCCCAAGGTTCTGTACGCGGGAAGAGAATGCACTGATGCGACCTCGCAGGTGCCCCAGGCGTTGCATCAAGCTGTCGTGATCATCGGCGGGAAGTTCCTGTCGACTTACGCGACGCATAAAGCCAATCAACTTGCCACCTTCCCGGTCGCCACGCTGAAAGTAGATTCGGCCCAGATTTTTCAAAAAACCCAGATAGTGAAAACGAAAACCAAGGTGGGTGCTGGCCACGTCTTCAAGATTGTGGGCTTCGTCCAGTATGGCTACGGCATAGGCAGGGATGATTCCCGAGTGATCATCGCCCTGCAGGCGCATTCCCAGGTCACTGCAAAGCAGTGCATGGTTGACCACAAGCACCTGGGCTTCATAGGCTTCGCGGCGGGCGCTGAAAAAAAAGCAGTCCCGGTAGTACGGACATTTTCCATTGAGGCAGGTGTCGGTTTCGCTGCACACTTCCTCCCAAACTCCGGCAGGCAAAGTAAAGTCCATTTCGTTCAGGCTGCCGGTGGTGGTAGTGGCAAGCCACGCAAAAAGTGCATCGAAGGCTTTTTGGGCTTCGTCAGCCAGGAGCAAGGGTGTATCGGCAACTGGCAGATTGTCCAGCTTGCGCTGGCAAAGATAGTTTCCCCGCCCCTTAACCAAGGCAGCTCGAAACTCAAATCCCAGTTGGTGCACAATAGGCAGATCTTTCTCTATCAACTGCTCCTGCAAGTTGATGGTATTGGTGGAAACCACCAGTCGCACCTGCGATTTCAAACAGTAGCTTATGGCTGGCACCAGGTAAGCCAGGGATTTGCCAGTGCCAGTCCCAGCCTCAATGATAGAGCTGTGCTTTTCGTCAAGGGTGTGCTTGACGCATTGTGCCATGCGCAATTGTTCCGGCCGGTGGCGAAAACCGTCCAGCGCTTTTGCCAGAGGACCCTCGGCGGAAAAGCAGGTGGTAATATCAGGAGGTGACTGCAGAGAGGCAGAAGACATGGGTGGTTCCTGTCGGATAAATCGTTTGCTGGTAGCACTCAGTGCTTATGGTTCAGGCTATTTTTCCAGGGGTAAAAACGAGAGATGAAGGATGGGCATTGCGCTCCCGCTAAAAATAGCTTTAACTGCTGCTGCAATACGTAGTCGCTACTTTAGCACGAAGTTGTGCGGTGGTGCCAGTGCTATGCTCGGGTGAACAGAGGCGGGGTTGTGCGGATGTGTAGATAAAATATGCATGCCTCTGGGAACAAGAACTTGTGCTTATGCTCCCTTATTGGTATTATTTGCTGCATTTCCAGAGGGGAGATTGCTTCGCAATGCGAATTATTCCAGTAGACAAGCTTGAAGTCGACATGGTTATGGGTGAGCAGATTGAAGTGGCCGGGCAAATTATGCTTAACCGCGGTGCTGTTCTCACTCAGCCCTATATCGATAAACTGCAGCATATGGGATTGACCCATGTGACGATTGATGATTCCCAGAGTCAGGATATCGAGCTGGAGACGACAATCAGTGCAGACACCCATCGCCGGGGTACCAAGGTGGTGGCGCAAGCTTTTTACGACACCCAGGAAGTACTGGAATCTATTCGCGAAGAGGTTAAAGGTTCGGCGGAAGAGGCGCTGGAGCACAGCAAATTTACCGACTACATGAAGAATTCTCCTGCCTTTCAGGCAATTATCGACTACACGCGCAGCTTGCTGGAAGAAATTCTCAACTCCTCAGGCGGCATTGCTCTCAATAGCATCAAACAGCATGACAGTCGCATGTTTCAGCATGCCATTGATGTTACTGCCATGGCCATTTCGCTGGGACGCGAATTAAACCTTCCAGAGCGGCATCTGGAGGATCTGGCTTACGGTACGATTCTCCACGATATTGGCAAAATCATGATCCCGAAATCTATCATAAGTAAATCCATAAATGACCTGTCACGGCAAGAGCTGGCACTTCTGCGCACCCATTCGCTGCTTGGGCGGCGCATGATGCTGAACAATTCCCGCATATCCCAGCGCATCCGTGCCGTGACCGTGGTGACCCAGCACCACGAGTACCACGATGGTAGTGGCTTTCCGTATGGCCTCAAGGGATCCAGTGAAACATGGTCCAGTGACGACACCAAGCACTTTAGTGGCATTTCCCATCTGGCAGAAATCGCCAATATCGTCAATACGTTCGACACCCTCACCAGCGACCACCTTTGCCTGGCAGAACCGCTGGGTTACCTGGATGCCGCTTACGTAATGGTCAATCGTCTCTACAACCGATTTCATCCTGCTTATCTGGACGCATTCTTGCGTATTCTTACCATCTTTCCCCCAGGCTCCAACATTCAGATTCCCTCCGGCCGGTACCAGGGGTATTTGGGCACAGTTGTGCGAACCAGCTCCGAGGATCGTCTGAGCCCGTTTGTGCGTCTGTTTTTCGATGACAAGCGTAATAAGCTTGAGGTTCCCATCGACCTGGACATGGCTGCTGAGCAAGATGTCAGCATGAAGCGCAGGAGCGCGGCAGACCTGGATGTTTTGGAATTTAACCTGCTGTAATTATTGCTTTTCTTGCTCTGTCCTATACCCAACCGGTGACCAGGTACCAAAGGGCCAATGTGATAAAAGAAGCCAGGGTTCCAAGGGCCAGCATGAGTGTTGCCAGGCGTGGGTTGAGCCCGTGCTGAATGGCAATGAGCCCTCCTACAACCATGGGAGGCATGGCCGCTTCAAAAATCGTAACCTGCAAAATTTCTCCCCGGCCTCCAATCAGGAGAACAAAAACCACCAAAGCTATCAATGGCGCCAGAAACAATCGGTAACTGAGCCCGGCTAACAACGGCCCCCTGAGATCCTGCTGCAACTTTTCGAACTGAAAGAACATTCCAACCGAAGCCATGGCCAACACAGCGACGGTGGCTCCCAGTGCCTCCAGGGTATCAACGAACCACATGGGGTACTCCACCGATCGTAGCAACAGTGCCACGACAACCGCTATGGCCGGGGGAAAAGTAATAATACGGCGAATGACAGCAGAAAAAGTTACCTTTGTGCCTTGGGAAAAAATGGCCGCGGTAAGAATACCAAGGGTGGACAGCACCAGGAAACTGCCGATTTGGTCCGCCACTATGCCTACCCCCAGCATGTGCTCGCCGTAGTAAGCCTGAATCATGGGAAGACCGATAAAGGAAGTATTGCCAAGTCCCCCCAGAAGGATGAGACAGCCGATAGTGCCGCGGTCCCAACCCATGAATTTCCCCAGGAGCATGAAAAATGGCACCGCCAGCAGGAAAGATAGCCAGGGCATAAGGACCGCAAAGAGCAAGGCGGTGTCCAGTTCCAAACGGTGTATTTGCAGTAGCACCATGGCAGGCAGTGAGACGTGAATAATAAAGGCGTTGAGTGTTCCCGGTCCATTGTCCGGCACCTTGCCGAAGTGACGTAAAGCAGCGCCAGCGACAAAACATATGATAATCAGGGCGAGATTGCTCATGGTGTCTCCAGTGATTGATAATCAGAAGCGCGCCTGTTCAGGGGGGGCTGCAATCAACGGCTCGAAAATACTGCGCCGGGCATGAACGTCAGTGGGGGTTGGAACCACCAAGGGGCAAGATGAGGTTGTGCGTTAATTAGGGAAGTCGGCATAAAAAGGGATAGAGTAAAGTGTGATAAGCCAACATAGGCTCCTGCTTTGGTGGATGCGCTGCGCACCGCCATCAGAGCTCTTTCACAAAAAAGAGAAAGAACCCTGATGACTTTCCATTGACCTATACCTGCTGCTCCATCAAGTCGATGAAGTTGGTGGATATATCTCCCTTGACAAAGTTGCTGTCTCGCAAAACACGCTTGTGAAAGTCGATAGTGGTGTTTATGCCACGAATCTCAAACTCGGCCAAGGCGCGGCGCATGCGCCAGATAGCTTCCTCACGGTCCTGACCATGCACAATCAGCTTGCCCACCATAGAGTCGTAGTAGGGAGGGACGGTATAGCCGTTGTAGGCAGCGGAGTCGACTCGAACGCCGAAGCCACCGGGAGTGTGATAGTTAGTGATTTTACCAGGCGAAGGGACAAACTTTACCGAGTCTTCGGCATTGATGCGACATTCGATAGCGTGCCCCTGAATGCGAATATTGTCCTGGGTAAAAGAGAGGGGTTTGCCAGCAGCAACTCGCAGCTGCTCCTTGATAAGATCGATGCCGGTTATCATCTCCGTTACCGGGTGTTCCACCTGAATGCGGGTATTCATTTCTATAAAGAAGAAGTCGCCGTGCTTGTCCACCAGGAATTCGACCGTACCGGCATTCTCATAGCCAATATGGCGCACAGCTTTGACAGCGGCTTCGCCCATTTGTTGACGTAACTCGGGAGTCAGGAAGGGACTGGGGGCTTCTTCCAGCAATTTCTGGTGGCGCCGCTGAATGGAGCAGTCCCGCTCGCCCAGGTGCACAGCGTTGCCGAAGGCGTCGCCAAAGACCTGGAATTCGATGTGCTTGGGCTCTTCGATATACTTTTCTATGTATACTGAAGGGTCATCGAAAGCACTGCGGGCTTCATTTTGGGCCATATTGAAATTGGATTGCAGCGAAGCATCGTTGCGGGCAATGCGCATCCCTTTGCCTCCACCACCGGCAGAGGCCTTGATAATCACAGGGTATCCGATTTCCCGGGCTGTTTCCAGGGCATCGCGCTCGTCGACAATGGTTCCGTAGCTTC
This window contains:
- the ahcY gene encoding adenosylhomocysteinase — encoded protein: MSFNDYKVADIALADFGRREIEIAEKEMPGLMALRQKYCSQKPLQGARIAGCIHMTIQTAVLIETLLELGAEVRWSSCNIYSTQDHAAAAMAAAGVPVFAWKGETEEEYWWCIHQTIKGPDNWLPNLLLDDGGDLTEVIHRDYDSLCPDIKGVSEETTTGVHRLYQMLERGELKFPAINVNDSVTKSKFDNLYGCRESLADGIKRATDVMVAGKVVVICGYGDVGKGCADAMRGLGARVIVTEIDPICALQAAMEGYQVTTMEEAASMGDIFVTATGCCDVITGTHMQAMKDHAILCNIGHFDSEIGMRYLEDASNNIQEISIKPQVDKFVFPDGKALIVLARGRLVNLGCATGHPSFVMSNSFSNQVLAQMTLWNDQYNLGVYTLPKKLDEEVAAAHLEQLGVKLTTLTSAQAEYLGISQAGPFKPEHYRY
- a CDS encoding rod shape-determining protein MreB encodes the protein MEAPLIFDALVGIFSRDLAIDLGTANTLVYCNGEVISEPSVVAIDERTKHVLAVGKEAKEMLGRTPGSITAIRPMKDGVIADFEVTEAMLKYFIQKVHNRKTLVSPRIVICIPSGITQVEKRAVKDSARQAGAREVYLMEEPMAAAIGADLPIQDPSGNMIVDIGGGTTEVAVISLSGIVYAKSLRIAGDEMDDAIVQHIRKKHNLLIGYRTSEMIKIEIGSAYDIFETPLTMAVKGRDLVTGIPKHVEVSSDEIREALSETVNTIVDTIKVTLEKTPPELAADIVDKGIMLAGGGSLVRGLDIMIREATNLPVSIAEDPLTAVVRGVGKALDNINLLKDISVD
- a CDS encoding ATP-dependent DNA helicase, whose translation is MSSASLQSPPDITTCFSAEGPLAKALDGFRHRPEQLRMAQCVKHTLDEKHSSIIEAGTGTGKSLAYLVPAISYCLKSQVRLVVSTNTINLQEQLIEKDLPIVHQLGFEFRAALVKGRGNYLCQRKLDNLPVADTPLLLADEAQKAFDALFAWLATTTTGSLNEMDFTLPAGVWEEVCSETDTCLNGKCPYYRDCFFFSARREAYEAQVLVVNHALLCSDLGMRLQGDDHSGIIPAYAVAILDEAHNLEDVASTHLGFRFHYLGFLKNLGRIYFQRGDREGGKLIGFMRRVSRQELPADDHDSLMQRLGHLRGRISAFSSRVQNLGQQVIEDLYGQHHRRLRQVDDYSQLLLDFIFCCTEDGRQLLEQMRSALGLAKILLEDDELLQELQAYHGRLESSLDALEQFLRCDDTTHVRWSEGNRKTFSLISAPLEVGEVLQEALFARVNSTIMTSATLTVNRSFNYLTRRLQFHPQHKLALESPFDYNSNCALVLPRFPDYQDEGIFQHHFHTLMEQTVATIGGGIFVLCTSYRRMQKLAQQTARLSELCGITVYTQGEMPRGELLNRFRQDPAGVLFGVASFWEGVDVQGAALQCVIIEKLPFPVPDDPLFQARCEALQANGIQPFWNLSVPKAVIRLKQGFGRLIRHHSDRGTCIICDTRLLNRRYGTTFLRSLPTTKHVSCEIHEVPQYLLK
- a CDS encoding HD-GYP domain-containing protein, translated to MRIIPVDKLEVDMVMGEQIEVAGQIMLNRGAVLTQPYIDKLQHMGLTHVTIDDSQSQDIELETTISADTHRRGTKVVAQAFYDTQEVLESIREEVKGSAEEALEHSKFTDYMKNSPAFQAIIDYTRSLLEEILNSSGGIALNSIKQHDSRMFQHAIDVTAMAISLGRELNLPERHLEDLAYGTILHDIGKIMIPKSIISKSINDLSRQELALLRTHSLLGRRMMLNNSRISQRIRAVTVVTQHHEYHDGSGFPYGLKGSSETWSSDDTKHFSGISHLAEIANIVNTFDTLTSDHLCLAEPLGYLDAAYVMVNRLYNRFHPAYLDAFLRILTIFPPGSNIQIPSGRYQGYLGTVVRTSSEDRLSPFVRLFFDDKRNKLEVPIDLDMAAEQDVSMKRRSAADLDVLEFNLL
- a CDS encoding AEC family transporter, giving the protein MSNLALIIICFVAGAALRHFGKVPDNGPGTLNAFIIHVSLPAMVLLQIHRLELDTALLFAVLMPWLSFLLAVPFFMLLGKFMGWDRGTIGCLILLGGLGNTSFIGLPMIQAYYGEHMLGVGIVADQIGSFLVLSTLGILTAAIFSQGTKVTFSAVIRRIITFPPAIAVVVALLLRSVEYPMWFVDTLEALGATVAVLAMASVGMFFQFEKLQQDLRGPLLAGLSYRLFLAPLIALVVFVLLIGGRGEILQVTIFEAAMPPMVVGGLIAIQHGLNPRLATLMLALGTLASFITLALWYLVTGWV
- the accC gene encoding acetyl-CoA carboxylase biotin carboxylase subunit, encoding MFRKVLVANRGEIAVRIIRACRELGIATVAVYSEGDRDAMHVRLADEAVCIGPAQSSHSYLNIKNIIATAELTNVDAIHPGYGFLAENANFADICNDCTIKFIGPTSNHITLMGDKARARQTMMEAGVPVIQGSYGTIVDERDALETAREIGYPVIIKASAGGGGKGMRIARNDASLQSNFNMAQNEARSAFDDPSVYIEKYIEEPKHIEFQVFGDAFGNAVHLGERDCSIQRRHQKLLEEAPSPFLTPELRQQMGEAAVKAVRHIGYENAGTVEFLVDKHGDFFFIEMNTRIQVEHPVTEMITGIDLIKEQLRVAAGKPLSFTQDNIRIQGHAIECRINAEDSVKFVPSPGKITNYHTPGGFGVRVDSAAYNGYTVPPYYDSMVGKLIVHGQDREEAIWRMRRALAEFEIRGINTTIDFHKRVLRDSNFVKGDISTNFIDLMEQQV